One Faecalispora anaeroviscerum genomic window carries:
- a CDS encoding DUF6103 family protein produces MKKESISVQMESEKLRATRKYMEKKDVSLEQELADALQKLYEKYVPSPVREYIDEAAEESKSKAKPNKPRAADQPSRESAI; encoded by the coding sequence ATGAAAAAAGAAAGCATTTCCGTACAGATGGAATCTGAAAAACTCCGTGCCACAAGAAAGTACATGGAGAAAAAGGACGTTTCCTTGGAACAGGAGCTTGCCGATGCACTCCAAAAGCTCTATGAAAAATATGTGCCGTCACCTGTCCGTGAGTACATTGATGAAGCCGCCGAGGAAAGCAAATCTAAGGCAAAACCCAATAAACCGAGAGCGGCTGACCAGCCAAGCCGTGAAAGCGCCATCTAA